Part of the Desulfobacterales bacterium genome is shown below.
CAGGACGATGATACAGAAATTACCTATGAGACCGAGTTTTCGGGCGGTGTGAACATCAGCGGCAGCCTCTGGAACCGGGAGCAGGACAATATCGGCATTGGTTTTGCCTACCTGGATGACGGCGAGACCGAGGTGGACAACACCATCGTCTTTGAAGGCTATGTGCGTTTTGGTTTAAACGATTTTTTTGCCGTCACGGCAGATGTTCAGTACATGGAAGATGAATATGACGATCCCCTTGAAGATGTGGATGGCTGGGTGGGTTCCATTCGCGTCACAGCCGAATTTTAGAAAGGAGATGACATTGATGAAAAAGAAGCAATTGATTTTGTTATCGGTTATTTTCTCTGCCATATGCCTGGGCGCGAATGCTTGGGCGGGTGCCGGTGGGCACGGGCACAAAAAACCTAAAAAAGTGGGTATTTTATTGGTTGCCTTCGGATCCAGTGAGGCCAGTGCCCAGGTATCCTTTACCAACATTGATAAAAAGGTTAAGGCCGCTTATCCCGGTATTCCGGTAAAATGGGCCTATACCTCCACGATCATCCGTAAAAAACTGGCCAAGCAGGGTAAACTGCTGGATTCACCCGAAGTCGCCCTGGCAAAAATGCAGGATGAAGACTTTACCCATGTGGCGGTGCAATCGTTGCACACCATCGGCGGGGATGAATATCATGACCTGCGACGCACAGTAGGCGCGTTTAAAATCATGGGCGGGTTTCAGCGTGTTGTTTTGGGATACCCCCTGCTGGCCACCCAGGAAGACATGCAGCGTACAGTTAATGCCATTTTGAGTGTCATTCCTAAGGAGAGACAAAAAAGAGATGCTGTTGTATTAATGGGTCACGGTACACATCACCCGTCCAACGCCTTTTACGCTGCTTTGATGTTTCAACTTCAGCTCGAAGACCCCAACATCTTTTTAGGAAATGTGGAAGGTTACCCTGAAATTGATCTGATCCAAGCGCTGTTGCTGAAAAACAAAATCAAAAAGGCCTATTTGATGCCCTTTATGTCCGTAGCCGGCGACCATGCCAAAAATGACATGGCCGGTGATGAAGACGATTCCTGGAAATCCATTTTAACCAAAGCCGGGATCCAATGCGTGCCAGTGCTCAAAGGAACTGCCGAGTTTGATGTTTTTGTCGACATCTGGGTGGATCACCTGGGCGGGCCGTTGAGCCATTTTAACTAAAGCGCTCATCTGTCCTTGCATAAAAAGATTAAAGCAGAAAGGCCGGCTGATGAATTGCCGGCCTTTCTTTTTGTATGATGCATGCAGTCGATCGACAGCAACCGTATGCAACTTAGTTGCATTAAATATTTATAACTATCACTTTCATTAAGAAAGATTTGTCAAGGTCTTTGTCCTTGAAATCAGCCATGCATCAGGCGATTTTATATTTTGCAAAACAATTCCCATGTATTATAATTGAGATTATCGGATGCCTCCCAAAGACAGATACGACAAGATATCAAGAGCGCTGTAGCGATTAATCATATGATGTCAAGAAAACTAGCTGACTCTTTACCTTCCAACCTGATTTCCTTGGCGGCAATTGTGTGCATTGCAGTAGCATTGCCCCTACTCCATCCTGTTTTACACAGCCATTTGGAACACTGCCATGCTGGTGCACACTCAGATGATTGTGCCGGACACGTTTCTGCTATGTGGGTTGAAGGCAATGACGTTACATGCTCTATCTGCGATTTTCTGGCAATCAATTCAATCTTTGAGACTGGAATAGGACCCATCGTACCGGAAATTGAACCGCTCGGTGAAATGGTGTCGTTTAATAAACTTTTTTTCACAATATATTCGCTATTGCTGACCGAGCCGCGAGCCCCACCTGTTCTCACTTTCGTGTAAAAAATCTATTTCGATGATTATTTTGGGTTATCTGATGAATGAACTCCTGACCACTGTTGGGATCAACTGTATTGCACGGTAAACACCAATATTGAAAGCGACTCTGATAATGATCATGGGGATGACCACACCCATGAGTATGATAACAGCAGCAAAGAAGAGGCTGATCAACATGCGCACGCGTCAGATCATCAAGGCGATGACCACTAACGCCACAGCGAGTTTAAGGCCGAATACAAAATCGTCTGCCAGCAACCGCAAAAACTTGAGCATATTGACGTCACCCTGTTTCGCATGTTTCAGGGCATTGAACGCATTAAGGTTAAGCTGTTGAGCGGCGCCCGGCAAAACGCCCTTGAGCTGACAGCCACCCATCATCAGATTAAATTCTAATTTTCATGATTATATTTGATCATATGGACAACAGCAGTTGAATGAATATGGCAAACCAACAACATCATGATATGGCCATTGATATAGCCGGATTGAAATTTTCATGGGATGGCCATGGCCTGCTTTTAGATATTGAGCAGCTGCAAATCCAACGCGGGGAGCGTATTTTTATCGAAGGGCCCAGCGGCAGCGGCAAAAGCACCTTGCTGAGCCTCATCGCCGGAGTCGGGGTGCCCCAGCACGGTATGATCGAGGTAAACAATGTGATTATTAGCGCATTAAACGGCGCCGAGCGGGATCGTTTTCGCGCAGATCACATCGGATTTATTTACCAAATGTTTAACCTCATTCCCTATTTGTCGGTCGTTGAAAATGTGACATTGCCCTGCCGGTTTTCCCTGCGCAGGCGAAATAAGGCGGCAGATCGATCCTCAAGTTTTAAGGCGGAGGCCATGCGGTTGCTCGAGAAACTGGGTATGGATGACGCAACGCTCATCAACAAGCCTGCAACTGACTTAAGTGTGGGGCAGCAGCAAAGAGTTGCTGCTGCCCGGGCCTTAATCGGTGCTCCCGAAATCATAATTGCCGACGAACCCACGTCTGCACTCGATACAGGACATCGTGAAGCGTTTATACAATTGTTGTTTAAAGAATGTGACCGCAAGGAGACTTCCCTGGTTTTTGTCAGCCACGATACCACCCTGGCGCGCAATTTCGATCAGACAATACGGCTTGCGGATATCAACAAGAGCTAACACTTTAAAATTAAATGGAGATGAACAACCCCAATAATCATGTTTACCCTTGCAATTAAAAGCTTCCGCAACCGCAAGTTCACGACAATCTTAACCATTGTATCGATTGCGCTAAGTGTGACCTTGCTGCTGGGTGTTGAGCGTATCAGAAAAGAGGCGCGATCAAGCTTCGCCAACACCATATCGGGAACCGATCTGATTGTCGGCGCCCGCAGTGGTCCGGTGCAGCTGCTTCTTTATGCTGTATTTCGCATCGGAAACGCCACCAATAACATTTCATGGGAAAGTTATCAGGAGATTGCCCGCAATCAACATATCAAATGGACCATTCCCATATCGCTGGGGGATTCTCACAAAGGCTATCGGGTCCTGGGGACAAATACCGATTACTTTAAGTTTTTCCGCTTTGCAGGCGGTCGTCAGCTGGAAATGGCCGGAGGGAAAATATTTGAAGGTGTCTTTGATGCCGTACTCGGCGCTGACGTCGCCCAGGCCCTTGACTACCGCATCGGCGATCCGATCATCATCGCCCACGGGGCCGGTGACGTCAGCTTTATTAAGCATGATGACAAACCGTTTAAAGTGGTCGGTATTTTAAACAAAACAGGCACACCGGTGGATCGCACCGTGCATGTTCTTCTTGAAGGCATCGAGGCGATTCACATCGATTGGAAAGACGGTGCGCCTGTTGCCGGGATGTCGATTCCGGCGGAAAAAGTGCTGGCGATGGACCTAACGCCCAAGGCCATAACCGCCTTTCTGGTCGGCCTCAAATCACGGATTGCCGCCTTTGGTGTGCAACGCTATGTGAATGAGTACCCACAGGAGCCGCTCTTGGCCATATTGCCGGGTGTGGCCCTGCAGGAATTGTGGGATCTGATCGGAACTGCCGAAAAAGCACTACTGGCTGTATCCGGCTTCGTTGTGGTCGTCGGTCTGTCCGGCATGCTCATTGCGCTGATGACCAGTCTCAACGAACGCCGGCGCGAGATGGCGATTTTGCGATCGGTGGGGGCGCGGCCGCTGCATGTATTTTCTCTGATCATCGGCGAATCTGCCATGCTGACAATCGCAGGGATCATCGCTGGAGTGGGTTTGCTGTATGGGCTGTTGTTTGTCAATCAACCGTTGATCTTAGACCGATTCGGGTTATTTATTGCCATTCGCGGATTGTCATCATATGAGATGATCCTGTTGACTGCTGTCTGTCTGGCAGGCCTATTCATTGGGGTAATACCGGCTTATCGAATTTATCGCTACTCACTCGCAGATGGCATGACGATAAGAATATGAAATAAGGACGTCACAATGAAAAGGTTTATCCAAATTGCCAACATCATTATCATCAGCACCATTTTTTATACGCCTACATTGGCTGAACAGATCCGTGAGCTGAAATGGAGTGATTTGATCCCGGCGCATTTGCGAGCACTAGATCCATTGGCCAATCTAACCGAAAAACAGAAAGATCTTGTTCTTTGGGCAATCAGAACAATTGAATCCCTGCCCGAGCGAGGGCCGAAAACTGAAAAATACTATAAAGAACTCGACAAAGCCAAACTGGAGATGAAAGAATTCGGCATTGATATAGATTGGTTGATGGAAAAAAGAAAGGAAGCCCAAACTGCTGTTGTAAAAGAACTCAACGATCAACGCGTTCGCATTCCGGGTTATCTCCTACCGTTGGAAATGTCTGATACCAAGGTAAAAGAATTTCTGCTTGTGCCCTATGTTGGGGCATGCGTTCATGTTCCGCCGCCGCCTCCCAATCAAATTGTTTACGTAAAAATCCTGCAAAAAGAAGGGCACGAAAGCAAAAAGCTCTTTGAACCGGTCTGGGTATCCGGTGTTATTTCAGCCAAGTCGATGGCTAAAGATCTTTACCTGACAGACGGCTGGACTGAGATTAACCTTGGATACGCGATGCGAGCCGACCGGGTCGAGCCTTACAGACAGTAAAATTTTTGTAAACATCAAAAAGATTCCCGATAAGCTTGGGACTCAACGAACTTCTTGCCACCATCTGTTGCTAGCCGGATCTGACATTTCCTTCAGTTTTATATTCATAGAGAGTCATTTTTTAAATTTTCATAAGGGTTGCTTCTGGGAACCTCAAAAAGTATACGCGACTTTTAGATTTAGGGGAATCGACAATAAACACAAAATCCTGCAAAGCCAAAACATTGCATAAACTCTGAGAAGGTAAACCCTTTTACCGGAAGTAAATCAGGAATGAAGATCACAGATGTCAGTCGGAAATCGCCGCATCCGCATCTGCGGATTCAGGCCGAGTTAGCTTGAAAAGCAGCCACAATGAAAACAACATCACGATTAACTCAGCTGAAAGCATCAATACAAGCGAGGTCAGGCTGACTGCATCGATAGCGGACAAGACCGTCCCAGGATCTCCTCCTGGCGCGGCAAATGGTATACCGGTTTGCGGTGTGGCCAGCAGGATGACCAACATCCGAAATACCGTATTGATCATCATTATAACGGAAAAGAAGATACCCAGACAACTGGCCCCCAGCCCGATCCAAACGGTTTTTATTACCGAGGACTGCGCGGGACACAGCTTGGGATCAGCGATTTTTCTGGCGAGGCGGGTATAGCGAAAAAACCAAAAGGTGGTAAAAAGCATCACCCCCAAGCTGCCGTAGGACAGGTAATTACCCAGACTGATGCCTTTGCGCTGCGCGGACTCGGGGCTGCTGATAAGCAGTACATAGAGCAGTAAAACGATGGGAATGATCAGCAACACAACCTGCATCCAAAATCCGGTCCAACCCAGACGCGAAAAATGCTTGGCAAGTCCTTTGGGGTTCGACGGTTTTTCCTGTGAATTTTGGTTTTTTGGCATAATCAATCTCTCTTGGGTCTGTAGGATTCAGGATTTCGTTTATAGGATTGGGTAGTGATCAAACAGGTTGTTTTATGACCTGTGGTGTCTGACATTAAAGTTTATCATTACGTCTGCATCAGCAAGAAAAGACAGCATTTGGATCACACCGATTAACGTAGTGAATGCCATATATTTTGTCAAGACCGCAAATAGATCAAAAAAGAGCACTTCAAGTTTAAAACCAGCTGGTATGACCTGTTTCATCTTCCGCTATGACGTTGATTACTTCTGGGCGCTGTAAATATCTTGCCGCGAAATGCGATAAAATGCTATGGATATGGCCTGGTTTCCATAAAGATAAAGTACAGGCTGGTTTTGGAGGTAACCAAATGAATGATTTGCTCATATCCGCTGAAAACATCTTAAATGGTCTGAGCGAAGGTGTCTATGTGTGCGACCGCGATCGCCGAATCGTGTTCTGGAGCAAATCGTCAGAGCGCATCACCGGCTGGACATCAGAAGATGTCATGGGGCGCGCCTGTCATGAGGATATCTTATGCCATGAGGATAAGGACGGGCATCGCCTGTGCGGCAAAGAGCATTGCCCCTTGCACCGCTCCATGATTACCCGAGCCACCAGCACGACACCCATTATTGTTTTTGCGCGCGGAAAGGACGGCCGCCGCATTCCGATGCAGGTAACCACCGCGCCACTCTATGACAAGGACGGCGAGGTGATCGGCGGCATTGAAACCTTTCGCGATGTGTCGCCCATGCTGGTGGAT
Proteins encoded:
- a CDS encoding porin; this encodes QDDDTEITYETEFSGGVNISGSLWNREQDNIGIGFAYLDDGETEVDNTIVFEGYVRFGLNDFFAVTADVQYMEDEYDDPLEDVDGWVGSIRVTAEF
- a CDS encoding sirohydrochlorin cobaltochelatase, translating into MKKKQLILLSVIFSAICLGANAWAGAGGHGHKKPKKVGILLVAFGSSEASAQVSFTNIDKKVKAAYPGIPVKWAYTSTIIRKKLAKQGKLLDSPEVALAKMQDEDFTHVAVQSLHTIGGDEYHDLRRTVGAFKIMGGFQRVVLGYPLLATQEDMQRTVNAILSVIPKERQKRDAVVLMGHGTHHPSNAFYAALMFQLQLEDPNIFLGNVEGYPEIDLIQALLLKNKIKKAYLMPFMSVAGDHAKNDMAGDEDDSWKSILTKAGIQCVPVLKGTAEFDVFVDIWVDHLGGPLSHFN
- a CDS encoding ABC transporter ATP-binding protein → MANQQHHDMAIDIAGLKFSWDGHGLLLDIEQLQIQRGERIFIEGPSGSGKSTLLSLIAGVGVPQHGMIEVNNVIISALNGAERDRFRADHIGFIYQMFNLIPYLSVVENVTLPCRFSLRRRNKAADRSSSFKAEAMRLLEKLGMDDATLINKPATDLSVGQQQRVAAARALIGAPEIIIADEPTSALDTGHREAFIQLLFKECDRKETSLVFVSHDTTLARNFDQTIRLADINKS
- a CDS encoding ABC transporter permease produces the protein MFTLAIKSFRNRKFTTILTIVSIALSVTLLLGVERIRKEARSSFANTISGTDLIVGARSGPVQLLLYAVFRIGNATNNISWESYQEIARNQHIKWTIPISLGDSHKGYRVLGTNTDYFKFFRFAGGRQLEMAGGKIFEGVFDAVLGADVAQALDYRIGDPIIIAHGAGDVSFIKHDDKPFKVVGILNKTGTPVDRTVHVLLEGIEAIHIDWKDGAPVAGMSIPAEKVLAMDLTPKAITAFLVGLKSRIAAFGVQRYVNEYPQEPLLAILPGVALQELWDLIGTAEKALLAVSGFVVVVGLSGMLIALMTSLNERRREMAILRSVGARPLHVFSLIIGESAMLTIAGIIAGVGLLYGLLFVNQPLILDRFGLFIAIRGLSSYEMILLTAVCLAGLFIGVIPAYRIYRYSLADGMTIRI
- a CDS encoding DUF3299 domain-containing protein, translating into MKRFIQIANIIIISTIFYTPTLAEQIRELKWSDLIPAHLRALDPLANLTEKQKDLVLWAIRTIESLPERGPKTEKYYKELDKAKLEMKEFGIDIDWLMEKRKEAQTAVVKELNDQRVRIPGYLLPLEMSDTKVKEFLLVPYVGACVHVPPPPPNQIVYVKILQKEGHESKKLFEPVWVSGVISAKSMAKDLYLTDGWTEINLGYAMRADRVEPYRQ
- a CDS encoding DUF3611 family protein, which encodes MPKNQNSQEKPSNPKGLAKHFSRLGWTGFWMQVVLLIIPIVLLLYVLLISSPESAQRKGISLGNYLSYGSLGVMLFTTFWFFRYTRLARKIADPKLCPAQSSVIKTVWIGLGASCLGIFFSVIMMINTVFRMLVILLATPQTGIPFAAPGGDPGTVLSAIDAVSLTSLVLMLSAELIVMLFSLWLLFKLTRPESADADAAISD